In Lusitaniella coriacea LEGE 07157, the genomic stretch GGCGATCGCGCGAAGCAGGAGAAGATCGAACGCAGTATGTTTGGAAGGATGTGGCGACTCCTTTGAGCGAATTGCGATCGCCGGGATAGATTGTTGGAGTCAGAATACACAAACGTTTGCGAGAACAATCAGCAATGAAATGGATCGGGACAACAGCTATAATTGGCGCGATCGCGCTAGGGGGATGTTCTTTGGAAGAACCCGAAACCGATCCCCTGACACGACTCCAGGAAACGCGAGAGTGCATAGAATGCGATCTGAGTGGAGTCGATTTGAGCGGTGCGGACTTGTCTGATGCGAAACTGAATCGCGCGACGTTAACGGGTGCAAATTTAAGCGATGCGAATTTGACAGGAGCGTTGCTGGATAGTGCCGATCTCTCTGAAGCCAATCTACAGAATGCGAACTTGAGTCTCGCGGCGTTAACTGATGCGAACTTGACGGTTGTCAACGCAACGGGGACAAATTTTGAAGGCGCTTTTTTGCGCAATGCCAATTTGAAACAGGGGACATTCCGCGATGCGAATTTTACTGGAGCAAACTTGAATGCAGCGCAAATGGATGATGGAGTTTTGGAGGGTGCGAATTTAACGGGAGCAACAATGCCGGATGGTTCGATTCGCGACTAGGTGAGAGTTTTCTTACTTTAACCGCCACAAACGAGGTATCGAATCCCCCACGAATTAGCAGTAGTTCCAATACCAAAACGCCCCGTTTCCCAGTCTGCTGATGAATTGCGACGGTACTCAAAGTGAATGGAAGCAAGTTGATATCGATCGTCACTGCCCATTCCATTTTGCACATTTATCGTCATATTTCGGACTTTGCTTCCCCCGAATTGAGTAATATTATCTTGTGCAACTGTACGAGTTGAAAAACCGCACCCTCGATTTAACAGATTGACCGCTCGTTCTTCTTTCTGTTGCAGGATTGCCCTGAAATAACGCTTGGCGAGGAATGCACTTGATGGATAACCGCCATCTAGAGAAAGCAGTAAGAGAACTAAGGCACTCAATCCAAAACCAAGGCTAATTCCGATAAGGTGTTCTCTAAGGTTTTGCTTCATGGCTTCTCTGCGTTGAATTCAATCCCTTCATAGAGTTGTTTGATGGAAAACTCCAATTGAATCTAAGGTAGCGCGATCGCGTCCCCAACTTCGATAATATTTTGCTGAGGTTCCCATTCGAGATATTTCTCTACGATCGTTTTTCGCGGTTTTTGGGGAATTCCTATCCTGCCTTGATTATACAAAGTAGAGCTGATTACCTACTTTCTTCGTCCAAGGTTACATCGATTTTGAGATTCATCCGAAACTCCCGTTTCAAAAACTGAAACTTCCCCTCAAGGCGCGATCGCGCTGAGTCATACTGGGATTGACAGTATGAAAGATATGTTATGAATAAACGCTCATTTAAATCAGCTTTATTTGCTTGTACACTGTTGAGCGGTTTATCAATCGCCGCTTGCGCAAGCGAACCTAGTCAAAACGCTGCTGTCGATATGGCAGCACCTTCTGCGGAAGTCGCGAAAGAATCCTCTGGGGAGAATTTTGAAACCGTTGCAGACACTTCCGAAGCACAATCGACAGTGCCTCAACGTCCCTCTCAACTGATTAAAACGGCTCATCTAGATTTAGTGGTCAATTCCATCTCCGAAACGCTACCGAAAGTTTCAGAGGTTGCCAAGCAACAACAAGGGGATATTTTCTCGCTGAAAAACCAGCAACCCGAAAATCGCGGAAGTCGTCACAGTGCCTCGATTACGCTGCGGGTTCCCCAAAGCAAACTCGAAACAACCTTAGAAGCGTTGAGCCAGTTGGGAACAGTTCAGCGACAAAATATTAGCGCAGAGGATGTGAGCAATCAATTGGTGGATTCCCAGGCGCGGCTGCGAAGTTTGCGCCAAGCGGAAAATACGCTCTTGAAAATAATGGAACGTTCGGGTTCGGTGGGAGATGTGCTGAAAGTGGCGCAGGAATTGAAGAATACGCGGGTTCAAATCGAACAAATCGACGCACAGTTAAAGGATTTGCGCGATCGCGTGGCATTCTCAACCGTTACCCTCAACCTAGAAGCAGCTACGATTTCTCTCCCTCCCGAACAAGCCTTGGGATTGCAACTCTCTCAAACCTGGAAAAGCGCAAGCTACTCCGTCGAAAGTTTCACCACGAATTTGCTCAAAATTGGCATTTGGCTTTTGACCTACAGCCCTTATCTTGCCATCTTGACCGTGGCAATTTGGTTGAGTTCTGCGCGTTTGAGAAAATCCTCTACTCCCTTAGTTTCTGAAAGTAGAGAGACGGAGAGCAATGGATAGCGATGAGTACAGGACAAAAGTTGTAGCGAGTCGCACGGGTAGTGGCGACAATTAACAATTACCAAATTACGCCTAATATGAATTACCTAAAACCCTTACTCTACGGTAATTTCTTCTGACTCTTCCCTATTCCCTCGTCCTAGCAAGGGTTTCAGCTTCTAATACACATTAAGCGTGAATTCGTTAGACCAGTAGGTTGGGTAGAATGAAATGAAACCCAACATTTGCAAGACTTCCCCAGTTTTTACTAACTGCTATATCATGACTTTTCCTCCCTGGTAAGCTTCTAGAACCCAATCCCCATCACGATTCGCCTCAGCCATAAGGCGAACCGTTTGTTCGTGGATTCCCCCTCCCATTGCCAATGCAGTTAAAGACTTTTGGCAATCGAATTTAGAAAATGGGAGAGTTCCACGATGGGATTGAAGGGAAAAAACAAACCCACCCGGACTGTAATTGTTTTAACGATTATTTTCCTGGCAATTGAAGTATTAGACGAGCTTGTAGATGGAGTTGGGGGAGCAGCGTATCCCTTAATTCGCAACGATTTGCACCTTTCCTACGTGCAAGTGGGATTGTTGTTCGCCATCCCCAATACAATCAGTAGCGCAATCGAGCCGATTGTTGGGATCTTTGCAGATATAGGTCGGCGACGGCAATTAATTTTGGGGGGAGGTATTGCGTTCGCGATCGCGCTACTTCTCATGTCCCTAAGCTACAACTTTTTGGGGTTATTGGGAGCATTTATCTTGTTTTATCCCGCTTCTGGCTGTTTTGTCAGTCTTTCCGAAGCAACGCTCATGGATATTGCACCCAAACGCCAGGAGCAAAACATGGCACGCTGGGCATTGGCGGGTTCTGTGGGAAATGCAATGGGCCCTTTAATCTTGGCTGGCGCGATCGCGTGGCATCAAAGTTGGCGCAGTACCTTTCTTGTTTTAGCCATCCTAACGGTTTTCGCGATCGCGCTTCTGTGGAATAAACCGATTCTACGAGCTACAGCATCCTCTCAGAGCGAACCCACCCACAATTTCAAGACCGGAGTCAGTTACGCGGTCGACGCTCTAAAACGGCGTACCGTGCTGCGTTGGTTAACCCTCTTGCAATTGTCAGATTTAATGTTGGATATTTTTGGGCGTTTTCTAGCCTTGTATTTTGTCGATATAGCTGGCATAAATTCTTCCCAAGCCAGTATGGCGGTTGGGATTTGGTTGGGATGTGGCGTACTGGGAGATTTTGCCCTCATTCCCCTACTCAATCGAGTGCGAGGATTAGACTATTTGAAGTTGAGCGCGATCGTTGTCTTATGCCTCTATCCCGCTTTTTTGACAATACCCAATCCCGCAATCAAACTGGTCATTCTCGGCTTCCTGGGTTTCCTCAATTCCGGTTGGTATACCGTCCTCCAAGGACAACTGTACGCAGCAATGCCGGGACAAAGCGGTACCGTAATGACACTCAATAATCTAGCCGGATTAGTCGGCGGTTTAATGCCTCTTGCATTGGGTTGGATTGCTCAACAGTATGGCTTACAGTACGCAATGTGGATGTTATTGGTAGCACCTCTTGCCTTACTCCGATTGAATGGGGAGATGGGGAGATGGGGAGACGGGGAGACGGGGTGAGAGGGAGACGGGGTGAGGACTGTTCGCTATTTTCCTGAACTATTGACTGATTGCTATTCCCTGTTCCCTTTTCCCTATTCCCTTTTCCTAGCAAGGGTTTCAGGGTGTTCACATCAGGCGTGAGTTGAGCTACTCTAAAACTCTCTTGCAGAAGCAGTATGAGCAATCAAACGATCTAACTCCTCAAAGCTAGCGCCATAGGTTTCAACAGGGTTTTCATAGCCTTTGAGATCGACGGTAAATGGTTGAAATCGTTTTTGAGCCTCGTCGAGGTTTTTGAGATAGCCGTAGGTGGACTGTCCCAGAGCGATATCCTTGCCAATGCGCTTCGTGCAGGATTCAAGGCGAAAAGCAGCATTCACCGTATCTCCAATTGCCGTATAATCCGGACGGTCGCCGCTTCCGGTATTGCCAACCATTGCATATCCCGTATTGATTCCCGCACCGATACGCAGGTCAAAGGGTAACGGATACTGACGACTCAAACTCGCAGTCATTTTGTTGAGATTGCTCACCGCCTGAAAAATATCCAACACCTCTTGGTTTGAGACTGCGGTTTCTCCATGAAACCAAATCGCCATTACCGCATCGCCGATGTATTTATCCACCCAACTCCCGGATTCTCGAATAATCTCTCCGGCTTGGCGGAACCAATTGCCAATCATGGCAGAAAGGGTTTTTTCGTCGAGTTGCTGGGTCAATCCCGTAAAGTTGCGAATGTCAACCACCACAACGGACATGAGGCGGCGAACGTGGAGGGTTGAGGTTAGGGTTTCGCGTTCTGAGGTGGAAGAGTTAGAATTTGCGGGGTAGTCGCGAGGCGGACAGTGAAATTCTAATTCTGTTTGACCGAAGGTTAGGTGGTCGGTATTGCGCAGGGTGACGGGAATATTCACGCGGCGACCGTTGACGAAGGTTCCATTGCGACTTCCCAAATCGATCAGATAGAATTCGCCGGTTTCCGTACATTGCAGCATGGCATGATTGCGAGAAATCCACTGGTCGGGAATCACAAAATTATTATCATCGCTACGTCCGACCGTCCAGCAGTTACTACCGACCAAAGGCAAGTAACGATTGCCATTTGCCGTGCGCAGAATTAAGTAAGGTGTTGGTCCCAAGGTCACCACGATATCAAAAGCAATGACTTGCCAATTAGCATCTTTGTTAGTTTATTCGGTTGGGCGAGTCTTGACCAACTTAATCACTACAAAAGAGATACGACTAGCCCAAACAGTCCATCTACTACGATTGTACTCAATACTGCTCCTGCGAACGCCCACCAATGAGACTGTTGTTGTTGAATTGCCCAAAGACCAACACCGAAAAGCGCGATCGCGAGAGCGATTGCCCAGCTTACTCCCCAAGGAGTTTGAGCTTGCGCGATCGCGCCCTGTAAGATAGGCTCTGCTAAGGTTGGGTCAATCCGTACTACTTCGCGCCAGTAAGGGATTAAACCTGCTACGTAGAAGTATAAATCGGTGATCGTCGTTCCCAACAGCGAACCTAAATAAAACCAATGACCGATCTTGCACCACCCGCGCCGCAACCCCCAAATCGCAAAGGGAACGCCAATCGCCTCAATGGGTAAATGAATTAAAGGTTCCCAACGCAACCACCCCCAATAAATCGAA encodes the following:
- a CDS encoding pentapeptide repeat-containing protein → MKWIGTTAIIGAIALGGCSLEEPETDPLTRLQETRECIECDLSGVDLSGADLSDAKLNRATLTGANLSDANLTGALLDSADLSEANLQNANLSLAALTDANLTVVNATGTNFEGAFLRNANLKQGTFRDANFTGANLNAAQMDDGVLEGANLTGATMPDGSIRD
- a CDS encoding DUF4349 domain-containing protein, yielding MNKRSFKSALFACTLLSGLSIAACASEPSQNAAVDMAAPSAEVAKESSGENFETVADTSEAQSTVPQRPSQLIKTAHLDLVVNSISETLPKVSEVAKQQQGDIFSLKNQQPENRGSRHSASITLRVPQSKLETTLEALSQLGTVQRQNISAEDVSNQLVDSQARLRSLRQAENTLLKIMERSGSVGDVLKVAQELKNTRVQIEQIDAQLKDLRDRVAFSTVTLNLEAATISLPPEQALGLQLSQTWKSASYSVESFTTNLLKIGIWLLTYSPYLAILTVAIWLSSARLRKSSTPLVSESRETESNG
- a CDS encoding MFS transporter, encoding MGLKGKNKPTRTVIVLTIIFLAIEVLDELVDGVGGAAYPLIRNDLHLSYVQVGLLFAIPNTISSAIEPIVGIFADIGRRRQLILGGGIAFAIALLLMSLSYNFLGLLGAFILFYPASGCFVSLSEATLMDIAPKRQEQNMARWALAGSVGNAMGPLILAGAIAWHQSWRSTFLVLAILTVFAIALLWNKPILRATASSQSEPTHNFKTGVSYAVDALKRRTVLRWLTLLQLSDLMLDIFGRFLALYFVDIAGINSSQASMAVGIWLGCGVLGDFALIPLLNRVRGLDYLKLSAIVVLCLYPAFLTIPNPAIKLVILGFLGFLNSGWYTVLQGQLYAAMPGQSGTVMTLNNLAGLVGGLMPLALGWIAQQYGLQYAMWMLLVAPLALLRLNGEMGRWGDGETG
- a CDS encoding FHA domain-containing protein encodes the protein MVTLGPTPYLILRTANGNRYLPLVGSNCWTVGRSDDNNFVIPDQWISRNHAMLQCTETGEFYLIDLGSRNGTFVNGRRVNIPVTLRNTDHLTFGQTELEFHCPPRDYPANSNSSTSERETLTSTLHVRRLMSVVVVDIRNFTGLTQQLDEKTLSAMIGNWFRQAGEIIRESGSWVDKYIGDAVMAIWFHGETAVSNQEVLDIFQAVSNLNKMTASLSRQYPLPFDLRIGAGINTGYAMVGNTGSGDRPDYTAIGDTVNAAFRLESCTKRIGKDIALGQSTYGYLKNLDEAQKRFQPFTVDLKGYENPVETYGASFEELDRLIAHTASAREF
- a CDS encoding DUF3120 domain-containing protein is translated as MLNNLLVSLTLPFFSDYCSPSVGKPRTVSKGNPEERHLWQMAGGAAFLVSVPVFFQAPLVRLFPLASLLLTVGWAGLAISLMKRTETQRWGDLLWGFTWSWLAGSIYWGWLRWEPLIHLPIEAIGVPFAIWGLRRGWCKIGHWFYLGSLLGTTITDLYFYVAGLIPYWREVVRIDPTLAEPILQGAIAQAQTPWGVSWAIALAIALFGVGLWAIQQQQSHWWAFAGAVLSTIVVDGLFGLVVSLL